One part of the Alligator mississippiensis isolate rAllMis1 chromosome 3, rAllMis1, whole genome shotgun sequence genome encodes these proteins:
- the LOC109285930 gene encoding uncharacterized protein LOC109285930 encodes MERGEDTLEPPCCKAALVERIVVLIDKLSQCKEEPSTILPYSMAAVFILSKLKPALESRLLYTALHKTFLMATGHNSQHIQGMQWISVEYLEATLRCLLAPAPSLARLQFIGQHLTLWLQLEDERDRATAIKITTSLLCFAVSLLPQFEDSPKVPQVGDLVALLGLCISDPVEEISRQAKEGLSHLYKILMHQKGQDIQEAQELWPISQHQNQPRRILLYIHLATMGEAFRKILSEDQRRVFAERALLGIHHITLHVSQAGVVLLYAILGQAGHLAGAEVSSMVGFRRFKDS; translated from the exons ATGGAGAGGGGCGAGGACACCCTGGAGCCGCCCTGCTGCAAAGCGGCACTTGTGGAGAGGATTGTG GTGCTGATTGACAAGCTGTCGCAGTGcaaagaagagcccagcaccatcctTCCCTACAGCATGGCTGCTGTTTTCATCCTCAG CAAACTGAAGCCAGCCCTGGAATCGCGCCTCCTCTACACCGCCCTCCACAAGACCTTCCTGATGGCCACAGGGCACAACAGCCAGCACATCCAG GGCATGCAGTGGATCAGCGTGGAGTACCTGGAGGCCACGCTGAGGTGCCTGCTGGCACCTGCACCCAgcttggccaggctgcagttcatCGGGCAG CACTTGACCTTATGGCTCCAGCTGGAAGATgagagggacagagccacagccatCAAGATCACCACCAGCctgctttgctttgcagtttCCCTCCTCCCACAGTTTGAG GACTCACCCAAGGTGCCCCAggtgggtgacctggtggccctgctgggTCTGTGCATCAGCGACCCAGTGGAGGAGATCAGCCGCCAGGCCAAGGAGGGCCTCTCCCACCTCTACAAGATCTTGATGCACCAGAAGG GGCAAGACATCCAAGAGGCACAGGAGCTGTGGCCCATCAGCCAGCACCAGAACCAGCCCCGCCGAATCCTCCTCTACATCCATCTGGCAACAATGGGAGAG GCCTTCAGGAAGATCCTCTCCGAAGACCAGAGGAGAGTGTTTGCAGAGAGGGCGCTTCTGGGGATCCACCACATCACGCTACACGTGAGCCAGGCCGGGGTGGTTCTTCTCTATGCCATCCTGGGGCAAGCTGGCCACCTGGCgggggcagaggtgagcagcaTGGTTGGATTCAggagattcaaagattcatag